GAGCATAATCACAACACTGATTACAGGCATAATGAGAGGCATCGTGATCCTTCTTACGCGTTGGAGGCCGGTTGCGCCGTCAATCATGGCAGCTTCATCGAGCTCTTTAGGAATCGTAAGTATTGCTGCAAGAATCATTACGATATAGAAGCCTGCCCATTGCCAACAGTTTGTAATTAGTATAGACAGCATCGCTGTCTTCGGGCTACCTAACCAATCGACCGGTTGTCCGCCAAAGAATACTATAATCTTGTTCAGCAAACCGACATCATAGTTATAAATGAACCCCCATAATATACCGATTACAGCGGTTGACATGACGGTAGGCATAAAGATCGCCGTCTTGTATAAGCCTTGAAGCTTCTTTACATTCGCAATCATTAATGAAGCAACGATTGTAATCGGAACTTGTATAAATACAGAGAATAATATGAAATAACCGTTGTTTTTTACTGAACTCCAGAACGCCGGGTCTGAAAGTGCTTTGGAAAAGTTTCTAAAGCCAACCAGCTTCACATGATCTGAGATACCGTTCCAGTTCGTAAAGCCGTAATAGAGCGAGCTAATGAGCGGATAAACAAAAAACATGAAGAGTAGCAGCATACCTGGAATAACAAACAGTATATATGTCATTGGATTTCTTAAGGCTTTATTCATATCACTCACACCACCTTGCCAATTTATCATCTTGATGATCTAAGGGCACCCTTTCTTACTATAAGGGCGCCCTTATGGTCACAACCTATAAAATTTATTCTGCGTCAGCATTCGCCTCATCTTGAACTTTTTGAATCGCAGCGGTTGCCTCCTCAGGTGTTGTTATGTTGCTGATTATTTTTTGAATTTGATTACCGATTTCTGTTGTTACATCAGCAGGTACCAAAGCATCAAATGCAGCGTAAGAAGATTCCGAATGAAGCAGCATCATCATAATCTCTTGCATCATTGGGTCTTTTACCTGTTCCTTCACTTTTGCTTCGTCTAGCTTCATGCAAGGCAACGATCCGCGTTCAACGAGGAAACGCATCTGCATATCTTCGGTGTAGAAGTTTTTAATGAACGATTTCACAGCTGCGAGCTTTTGCGGATTTTTGGCTACTTCCGCTGAGAATGCATAACCATTATTCATATCCTGCATGATGGACGTCTGATCACCTACACCGCCAGGCATCGGAGGAAAGTTGAAAAAGCCGATCTTGCCAGCAAGACTAACGCCCGCTCCACCTTCCTGGAATAATGAAGCTGCCCAACTGCCGTCAAACATCATAGCAGAATCGCCATTAATAAATTGGGTGTTGTAGTCAACATACTCAAGGCCAAGCTCACCCTTCTTGAAGTAACCCTTATTCACCCAATCTTGATGAATTTTGAACGCTTCCGTCACTGCCGGATCGGTCCATTTCGCTTCGCCAGTCGAGAATTTCGCAGTTACTTCTGGACCTGCAAGGCGTGACCAAATTTGGTTGGTCAGCATCAGTGGTACCCATGCGGACTTAGAAGCAGATGAGAATGGAATTTTGCCATCCGCTTTAATTTTGTCCATAAGCGCTAACAATTCATCGTAAGTTTTAGGTACTTCGAAACCTTTTGATGCAAAATACTCTTTGTTGTAGAATACGCCCTCAGCGCTCGCTGACATTGGCAGCCCGTATACTTTGCCATCGACAGACCATGCATCGAGATTAAGGAATTTATCTTTGATTCCGAGCTCTTCAAGAATCGGCGTAATATCCAGTACTTTGCCTTCCTTCGCAAAAGTCTTCACATCAGGGCTACCGAATGCATCAAAGATCTCTGGCACGTTTCCTGACGCCATTTCACCTCTGATTTTATCTTTACGGTTGACTTCACCATCTACGCCATCCATTTTCACCTTTAACCCAGGAACCTCTGACTCCATCTTCTTGACTGCTTCCATTGTTAAATCTAGAGTACCCTGCCTTCTTTCCCCGATCAGAGCATGACGGAATGTGATCTCAAAAGGCTTTCCTTGTGTGGAATCGGAAGTTTCGCCGCTTGCAGATGATCCATTATCTGTTTTAGAACCACAACCAGCTACTGCAATGGAAGATATGAGCATCAAAGACATTAGCACAAGTACATTCTTCTTCATTAATATGACCCCCAAATTATGAATGATTTATTAAGCATAATCTCCTGGCTTCGTCTTGCTCTTCATTGCCACTCCAAAATCGGTATATATCCGATTGCGAAGCTCAATTCCTTTTGCGGTTGCAATATGATGGCCTAGAATTTGGAACGGAATGATCATGATGAAAGGTGCCATTTCTTCTGTTAAATCAAGCTCTAGACCAATCGTGCGTTCATCACTTGCGCGGCTCAGCGACAAAGTATACGTATAGTTTGTATACTTACTCTCATAGTCGTGCAGCAGCACGAGCCTCTCTTGCGCCTTGCCTCCTATCTCTAGGAAGAATATTCGGTGCTCGGGATTCACCTCCAAGTAAGGACCATGCATGAAGGCCTCCAGCTCAATCCCTTGCGAAGGCATACGAACCGTCTCACAGAATTTTGTCTCGAATTCTTTGATCGTTCCGAATACAGGCCCATAGCCAATTGCTGTAAAGCGAGGTGCGGTAACAAATTCGTCTCTATGTCTATCAAAAAATTGCTCCGTCTTCACAATCGTTAATGGAATCGCATCAATCGCTTGCTCGAACTGACGCAATATTTCTTGCTCCTTCTCCTGAGTAACCTTGCCATTCATCACAGCAATTCGGAGACCAGCTAACATTAACGTGAAGACGGTGGCAAGAAAGCCCTTTGTCACGAAGCCCACTTTCTCTTTCCCGCAGCCTATATCAATTGTGATGTCAGCTACTGTCGAGATTTCAGCATTCACATCACTTGTGAGTGCAATCGTCGTAAGCTCTGTTTCTTGGCGAGTTCGCTCTAGCGCACCGATTGTCGACGTGCTCTGACCACTCTGAGATATCGCTACGACGAGATCTGTGTACGGACTAAACGATTCATAGTTTGTAAAATGAAATGGCTCACGGATATCAATTCGAACGTCAGCCAATCGCTCGATAAAATATTTCGCACTGAGTGCTGCATTTATACTTGAACCTGTTGCGAACACTAGCCAATCCGCTTTCGTCCCAGCTTTCGCTGCGAAGGCTGCCACATTGTCCGGGTAGGAAGCAAGAATGCTGCGAGACATTGACTCTTCCTCATGAATGTAGGTCATCATCGTCGGCTTCAAATCAAGATTCATTATCGTACCTCCTCTGCTTCGAATGATTCTGCAGTGGAAGAAGTGTCTGCTGCATACAAATCTGCCAATATGGACATCCATTTGCCTGCAAGTCCGACCCAAACTTCCTTATAAGTGGCGTTGTTGAATTGCGGCCAATAAGGGACGTCCTCGTTGCCGAACGTTTGAACACCCACAGGAAGCTCTCCTGTCATTTCACCGCTTAATACGGAATATTGCTGCGCGTAACGGTAGCCTTCACCGTACATGAGTGATTGACCGAATGGATTTTTCCCAACAATCCAATGCAGCTGACCCTCTGCAATATCCAAGAGCTCTTGGTCCTTCAAATATTGCCCGGCGATCGAAGCCGCTTTGCCTGTGGACAACACGATCGCATTATTTCCTTTGAAAGAGAACCATGCCGGGAAACGGCGTAAGTACATCCCCTCCGTTAATTGAACACCTTCTTGCAATTGAAGCTTGTAGTCGTCATGCGCACGCTCATCCACGAGCAAATGCTGGTGCCCAAAGCTTCTCTCATCTAGGTGCTCATCCACATGATAAAGGCCGCTTGAGATCATCGGATATGGCGCCGTATACGAGCTTAATTTTTTTAGATACAATCCGTACGCTTGAATCGATTGAAGCCAGTCAGCGGCTTCCCCGTGGTTAGGCTGTGTCTCGTGTACACTGACCAAAGCCTGCAGGTACAGATGTTCGCGAGCCTGATGGTTGAAGTGCTGAATGACCTTTTTATCCGTATTGCGGTAGAAGAAGCCTAGGAATGACGTTCCATCCTGAAGAGGGATGCCTTCTAACTCCTGTGACTGCTCCACATAACGGATAAATTCAACCGCCTTCTCTGCATAGAGCTCATCCTGAGTTGCCATGTATAACATCGAGGCTGCCCAGGAGGCCGTAGCCATGAATAAGCTCTCAGAAGTTTGATACGTATGTTCCCAGAAGATTGGCTTCTGATCGAAGCCAGCCTCTGTAAAGACATCGAGCGCATATTGGAAGTCTTCCTTCGCTATCTCGAGTAGACGCTTGGATAAGGCCTCGTCAGGGAGGCGGGATTGAATAAAGGCCTCAATTCCTGAACAATAAAAATTCTCATAGGCTTGATTATGCACACGTGCGGCGCAGTCATCCATATTGCCAATGCGACCGTCCGTCCAACGTGTAATTCCCGCACTAGTTGCACGATAGCCGTCACCGTATCTAGTTTTTAGCAGAAAATCAAGACCCCACTCGCCTTCCTCCAATAAGCGAAGATACAAATCCTCATCAATTGGCCCAATTCGCTCAGCTAACTCAAATAATGCAAGCGTCACTTCAGCGGTCTGTATCATTTGCTGCGACACATCCCCCGCATCATGCCAACCGCCGTGGAAGGCAAGCTTCGTCCCGTTATGCTCTGCGATAATATCTGCATGACAGGTACCATGAATGCCAGGAACCGGATAACCACAACGTTCACAGAACACGAAGTTCAATGATTTCCAGATCGAAGCATGCCATACCTTTGCAGAGGACCCAATCGTGAATGGATGTGAGACGATTTCGTCAGCTTGGATATAATAACGACCTTCCGCCGTAACCTCTGTGAATTCCATCAATTGAAACTGTCCGATACCAGTCTCAACGTGGTCTATCGTACCTGTATATACGGATTTTCCGCTCTTCTCACTAATGATCTGAAAATGCTCAGTATCCAGCTGCTGTGCTAATGCCGTCTTGGCGCTATCTGTCCGGTATCCGGAATGAGAGAATACAATTTCACGCGGACTTGGTAACCAGCCCTTCGTCACTTCCTGCTGATCGACAAGCTCTAATTGAATCGACCTCACTGAAAGCTTCATAGAGTCACCTGTCGCGTGGCTTTTTCCATTAATGAAGTAGCCGATCTCTACCTCTGTAATTACATCTCGCGGCAGCTCCGCGATGTTAAGATGAATCGTGTTCCAATCGGTGTTCGACAAGTTAATGCCATGTACACCTTCACGGAAATAAATATCTGGAATTGGAATTACGCCTTCATTCCGGAATTTGATCATCACGTATGTGTTCGGAGTGCCTTGAAAATCAGCTTTCAGCTCGACTGCAATACGATTGAACGGTTCCCAATTCTCACGATGGAATCGCTGTACGAGCCACGCTTCACCAAAGTTAACGTAATCTCCATCCTCTGGTGCGCCTTCCGGCCAATGTGGCATCACGGTAGGCGATGTGATAGACAACGACCCATCATGATCTACCTTCATTTCGCCAACACCTTTGAATGTCCATCTACTAGCGTCTGACTCTTTTGCACTAAATAAAATACGTGAATCAAGCACTTCCAGCTGCTTCTGAGCTGCTTCTAATGAATGCTTGGTGTATCTAGGAAGCGGACGATGGATGTAACCCGTTTGCTTAATATCTCTCAGCAGCTGCTCACTCAGCATTGCCTAGCCCCTCCCCGCTTCTTGATTGACTTGCCGCGAGACCAGCTAATGCTGCACCAACAAGTCCCGTTTCTTCGCTCTTTACCTTCGTATATACCAGTCCATTTGTAACAAATCGCATTGTACTCGGGTTTAACGCTTGCTTGATTCGCTCGAAAAAGTAGGGATTTCGAGCAACGCCGCCGCCAAGCACAATCGTATCGGGATCGCTCACCCTCACTAAATTCATAATCGCAGCCGCAGCTGCATGAGCCGCATCATCAACAATGCGCGATGCAAGTGGATCTGCTTGCTCTGCCGCTTCGAATATCGTTTGTGCAGCAATCCGCCTGCCTTCCACGAGTTCAAGCACAGTCGACGGATACTCTGGAAGCAAAGCAGCAACACGCTCGTGCATACCTAAACCTGAAGCGATGCGTTCAACACAGCCCTTGCGACCACACCCACACCGCACATCGCTATCCATCGCAACGACCATGTGTCCCACTTCACCAGCGTTAAAGTGGCTCCCTTCCACGTAGTGTCCATCCACTACTGTTCCTGCCGCGATGCCTGTTCCAATGTTAAAGTAAATAAAGTTCTTCGACTGTTGGCCCCAGCCAAATGTCTGCTCTGCGTGCGTCGCACAAGCAACATCATTATCTACACCGCACGGCAATTGAAAAATAGGTCTGAGCTGCTCATTTACGTTAATCGATTCCTTCTTGTCGGGTTGTATCTCGTGCCATATTCCATTGCGTGTATCCACACGTCCAACCACGCCAATGCCAATCGCTATTTGCTCGCGGGCAATCAAGGCACTCCCTGTTTGAAAATCATTGATCGCATGAATAATTCCTTGTAATGCAGTATGTTGGTTTGTTGTATCACTTGGATACGACTTCGTTTGCAACACCTCACCAGTCGGAGTTACTTCACCGACAAGAATCTTCGTCCCCCCTAAGTCAACTGCAATAATCGAATGTGGAATTTCCATATGTGTATCTCCTTCTAATTTGGTAGCGATACCAAATACAGCTGAAAATCTTTTTCGTAAATCGAGATTATCAAATTATGAAAGGGCTGTCAATACATTATTTTACTAGTATTATCGCATTTAGAGGTATATGACTGACCTATCAATAATCGAAAAAATATCGTGGTATCGTTACCAAATATGCTTGTTAAGCGTTCTCATATACAGTATAATAAACTTATTCGATTGCTTACAGAAGGTGGTCTTTCGTTGAAACAAAATAAGAAAATCACGATATCAGAAATTGCGGAGAAATGCGGAGTATCGGTATCAACCGTATCACGCGTATTGAATAATAGTCCCTCCGTCTCGCCAAAGAAGCGTGAGCGGATTCAGCGAATCATTGACGAACACCAATATACACCGAGTGTCTATGCACGTGGCATGATTCATCATACGAGTAAAAATATTGGCATTATGCTTCCCGATATCACCAATCCATACTTCGCTTCGTTATTTATGGAGATCCAGCGCTTTGCACTAAAGAGTAACTATGCAACACTTCTATTCAACACGATGTCTGTGCAGAAGAAAGCACAAGATAATGGTACTTTCTCTGAGGAATCCTACATACGGATGATTCTAGAGAAGCAGGTGGATGGCGTTCTCATTCTAGGCGGAGTCATCGACCGTGAGGATATTCCCGAAAGCTATATTCAAGCCCTCAATCAATTACATACACGCATTCCTGTTATTATCCTTGGCACGCAGATCGAAGGATGCGAGTGTCTCTTTATGGAGCGCAACCTGAAACAAGGGGTATCCTCTATCGTCCACCACCTGATTGCACTAGGACATGAGCGCATTGGCTTTATTGGCGGAGAGCCCGGTATTCGCATTACAACGGCACGGATCGATTCCTTCAAGCAGGTTATGACTGCACTGGATAAGCCTATTGCACAAGAGCATATTATAACCTCTGATTACTATGCACCGGATGGCTACGAAGCGATGAAGCAGTTGCTCCAGTTGGGACGCGATCAACTGCCTACTGCATTGATTGCGATGAACGATATGGTTGCTATCGGAGCGATTCGGGCGATGCAGGATACAGGACTAAAGTGTCCTGACGATATCGCCATCGCAAGCTGCGACCAATTCGAGCAGAGTGAGTACAGCATCCCACGGCTTACGTCATTGGATCAGCATAATGAATATCTGGGGCGAATGGCTGTCATGCAGCTAATCAGCGCCATGAACGGCTCAGCGGAGAAGATCTCCATTCATCACACGCCGAAGCTGATGATTCGTGAGTCATGCGGCGCGAAGGACTAATCGTTTACTACAGTTTTTACAGGAATGAAAAAGTCACTGATCTGGTCAGTGACTTTTTAGCATTTATCATAAAATAGCCATCATCAATTCAATGAGTCCATAACGATCCCCGACAGCGTTGGTCCATGCTTAACGGAGTTCTTTATCTTATCCGGCTCTAGTTCAGTCTCGGCAGCCTTATTGCATAATCCAGGAATCATTTCATCCTACGCGAGACGTATTAAGAGAAAATTCGGTACGCCTATTGAGCTTTTGACTCTCCGTTAGAGTTAACTATCATTTAATCCTTAATGCCTGGCCACAGCGTGCACAGTAGCGGGTACCCTGAGGAGACATTGACCCGCAGTTTTCACAATAAAGCTCCTGCGTCAGAGGCTTCACTTGATCGTCATGCCTTATCGCCTCATGCGTGG
This window of the Paenibacillus sp. FSL R10-2734 genome carries:
- a CDS encoding sugar ABC transporter permease, translating into MNKALRNPMTYILFVIPGMLLLFMFFVYPLISSLYYGFTNWNGISDHVKLVGFRNFSKALSDPAFWSSVKNNGYFILFSVFIQVPITIVASLMIANVKKLQGLYKTAIFMPTVMSTAVIGILWGFIYNYDVGLLNKIIVFFGGQPVDWLGSPKTAMLSILITNCWQWAGFYIVMILAAILTIPKELDEAAMIDGATGLQRVRRITMPLIMPVISVVIMLSIAGSMKAADIIIVMTKGGPASSTDVMATYMIKYAITNFKYGYGNALSFIIFIFTMVVTVLYQVLIAKRAERIDY
- a CDS encoding extracellular solute-binding protein, which codes for MKKNVLVLMSLMLISSIAVAGCGSKTDNGSSASGETSDSTQGKPFEITFRHALIGERRQGTLDLTMEAVKKMESEVPGLKVKMDGVDGEVNRKDKIRGEMASGNVPEIFDAFGSPDVKTFAKEGKVLDITPILEELGIKDKFLNLDAWSVDGKVYGLPMSASAEGVFYNKEYFASKGFEVPKTYDELLALMDKIKADGKIPFSSASKSAWVPLMLTNQIWSRLAGPEVTAKFSTGEAKWTDPAVTEAFKIHQDWVNKGYFKKGELGLEYVDYNTQFINGDSAMMFDGSWAASLFQEGGAGVSLAGKIGFFNFPPMPGGVGDQTSIMQDMNNGYAFSAEVAKNPQKLAAVKSFIKNFYTEDMQMRFLVERGSLPCMKLDEAKVKEQVKDPMMQEIMMMLLHSESSYAAFDALVPADVTTEIGNQIQKIISNITTPEEATAAIQKVQDEANADAE
- a CDS encoding SIS domain-containing protein, yielding MKPTMMTYIHEEESMSRSILASYPDNVAAFAAKAGTKADWLVFATGSSINAALSAKYFIERLADVRIDIREPFHFTNYESFSPYTDLVVAISQSGQSTSTIGALERTRQETELTTIALTSDVNAEISTVADITIDIGCGKEKVGFVTKGFLATVFTLMLAGLRIAVMNGKVTQEKEQEILRQFEQAIDAIPLTIVKTEQFFDRHRDEFVTAPRFTAIGYGPVFGTIKEFETKFCETVRMPSQGIELEAFMHGPYLEVNPEHRIFFLEIGGKAQERLVLLHDYESKYTNYTYTLSLSRASDERTIGLELDLTEEMAPFIMIIPFQILGHHIATAKGIELRNRIYTDFGVAMKSKTKPGDYA
- a CDS encoding glycoside hydrolase family 9 protein encodes the protein MSEQLLRDIKQTGYIHRPLPRYTKHSLEAAQKQLEVLDSRILFSAKESDASRWTFKGVGEMKVDHDGSLSITSPTVMPHWPEGAPEDGDYVNFGEAWLVQRFHRENWEPFNRIAVELKADFQGTPNTYVMIKFRNEGVIPIPDIYFREGVHGINLSNTDWNTIHLNIAELPRDVITEVEIGYFINGKSHATGDSMKLSVRSIQLELVDQQEVTKGWLPSPREIVFSHSGYRTDSAKTALAQQLDTEHFQIISEKSGKSVYTGTIDHVETGIGQFQLMEFTEVTAEGRYYIQADEIVSHPFTIGSSAKVWHASIWKSLNFVFCERCGYPVPGIHGTCHADIIAEHNGTKLAFHGGWHDAGDVSQQMIQTAEVTLALFELAERIGPIDEDLYLRLLEEGEWGLDFLLKTRYGDGYRATSAGITRWTDGRIGNMDDCAARVHNQAYENFYCSGIEAFIQSRLPDEALSKRLLEIAKEDFQYALDVFTEAGFDQKPIFWEHTYQTSESLFMATASWAASMLYMATQDELYAEKAVEFIRYVEQSQELEGIPLQDGTSFLGFFYRNTDKKVIQHFNHQAREHLYLQALVSVHETQPNHGEAADWLQSIQAYGLYLKKLSSYTAPYPMISSGLYHVDEHLDERSFGHQHLLVDERAHDDYKLQLQEGVQLTEGMYLRRFPAWFSFKGNNAIVLSTGKAASIAGQYLKDQELLDIAEGQLHWIVGKNPFGQSLMYGEGYRYAQQYSVLSGEMTGELPVGVQTFGNEDVPYWPQFNNATYKEVWVGLAGKWMSILADLYAADTSSTAESFEAEEVR
- a CDS encoding ROK family protein yields the protein MEIPHSIIAVDLGGTKILVGEVTPTGEVLQTKSYPSDTTNQHTALQGIIHAINDFQTGSALIAREQIAIGIGVVGRVDTRNGIWHEIQPDKKESINVNEQLRPIFQLPCGVDNDVACATHAEQTFGWGQQSKNFIYFNIGTGIAAGTVVDGHYVEGSHFNAGEVGHMVVAMDSDVRCGCGRKGCVERIASGLGMHERVAALLPEYPSTVLELVEGRRIAAQTIFEAAEQADPLASRIVDDAAHAAAAAIMNLVRVSDPDTIVLGGGVARNPYFFERIKQALNPSTMRFVTNGLVYTKVKSEETGLVGAALAGLAASQSRSGEGLGNAE
- a CDS encoding LacI family DNA-binding transcriptional regulator, which codes for MKQNKKITISEIAEKCGVSVSTVSRVLNNSPSVSPKKRERIQRIIDEHQYTPSVYARGMIHHTSKNIGIMLPDITNPYFASLFMEIQRFALKSNYATLLFNTMSVQKKAQDNGTFSEESYIRMILEKQVDGVLILGGVIDREDIPESYIQALNQLHTRIPVIILGTQIEGCECLFMERNLKQGVSSIVHHLIALGHERIGFIGGEPGIRITTARIDSFKQVMTALDKPIAQEHIITSDYYAPDGYEAMKQLLQLGRDQLPTALIAMNDMVAIGAIRAMQDTGLKCPDDIAIASCDQFEQSEYSIPRLTSLDQHNEYLGRMAVMQLISAMNGSAEKISIHHTPKLMIRESCGAKD